A genomic stretch from Solenopsis invicta isolate M01_SB chromosome 15, UNIL_Sinv_3.0, whole genome shotgun sequence includes:
- the LOC105199726 gene encoding tyrosine-protein phosphatase non-receptor type 7 isoform X1 translates to MAVSSYTRPSFSEHRARKSHVNRTLLAILSNVLLTKDGTSVSLIHHHANDVNYYDATINNSDNISPLEKFYLITEQKWHKDTLVPISLLPSAKGMPTRSHHRIRQSVTGLDDAGMDLQVAQLNSQTDKEVHSRTTLSWLDWHLPYFVALCAIAGTILFTFLILLWLRKQMSREKDNENGDRHGLVEEGAICQPDKSTKDAKEPMEAKWVHEAFAKQSAPKYPVRPIPQTSLPESLATPERKPEAIRIKAKGLLERRGSSTSLTIELAPAPESPPHMVTPTRECTTEEFLLSAGNVLSRAQLKKVVESTATLHKEFWEVPLNLPEKVDVCGSGVKNRYSSVLPNLQTRVILPDSSDDPLAGYINANYIRGYDGENARYIATQGPLANTIADFWKMIWTEKVPAIVMITRLYEASKPKCEAYFPFDVNNRMQAGPFTIIVNYTDTRNGYTVRTMEIRHEGERRHLQHYWYDSWPDHAVPQTADALVSMAAEVNALPKPVVVHCSAGIGRTGCFIAIGIGMNQLMREENVDVLGILCQMRYDRGGMVQTAEQYEFIHRALNLFEQTLDSKPSTSSV, encoded by the exons ATGGCCGTATCGTCGTACACACGACCCTCATTCTCGGAGCATCGTGCCCGTAAATCACACGTCAATCGTACGCTGCTCGCAATATTGTCGAATGTGCTGTTGACGAAAG atggTACAAGTGTTTCCTTGATTCATCATCATGCAAATgatgttaattattatgatgCAACAATCAACAATAGCGATAATATAAGTCCTCtggaaaaattttatctaatcaCTGAACAAAAGTGGCATAAGGATACACTAGTGCCAATCTCCTTATTGCCCTCTGCGAAGGGAATGCCTACGAGATCCCATCACAG AATCCGGCAGTCCGTGACAGGACTGGATGATGCTGGAATGGATCTCCAAGTGGCCCAACTCAATAGTCAGACGGACAAGGAAGTACATTCCAGGACAACTCTATCATGGCTAGATTGGCATTTGCCTTACTTTGTAGCGCTTTGTGCAATCGCTGGCACTATTCTTTTTACATTCCTA ATCTTGTTATGGCTGCGAAAACAAATGTCGCGTGAAAAAGATAACGAAAATGGCGATCGGCACGGTCTGGTCGAGGAAGGTGCCATTTGTCAGCCAGACAAGTCAACTAAAGATGCTAAAGAACCCATGGAAGCTAAATGGGTTCACGAAGCATTCGCGAAGCAATCTGCACCCAAGTATCCGGTACGACCAATTCCTCAAACCTCTTTACCCGAG TCTTTGGCAACGCCCGAACGTAAACCGGAAGCGATACGTATAAAAGCAAAGGGATTGTTGGAAAGACGCGGTTCGAGTACAAGTTTAACCATAGAATTGGCACCAGCTCCCGAAAGTCCGCCACATATGGTTACTCCTACCCGAGAATGTACAACGGAAGAGTTTTTGCTAAGTGCGGGAAACGTATTGTCGAgagcacaattaaaaaaagttgttgaaagTACGGCAACGTTACACAAAGAATTTTGGGAGGTGCCACTGAATCTACCGGAAAAGGTGGACGTTTGTGGCTCGGGAGTGAAGAATCGATACAGCTCCGTTTTGCCCAATCTACAAACAAGAGTAATTCTGCCAGATTCTTCCGACGATCCGCTCGCCGGTTACATAAACGCCAACTACATCCGA GGATACGACGGCGAAAATGCTAGATACATCGCGACACAGGGACCATTAGCCAACACGATAGCAGATTTCTGGAAGATGATCTGGACAGAAAAAGTTCCTGCAATCGTCATGATAACTAGGCTGTACGAAGCGTCCAAACCAAAGTGCGAAGCGTATTTTCCCTTTGACGTAAATAATCGCATGCAAGCTGGACCTTTCACAATTATCGTTAACTATACCGATACGAGAAACGGATATACCGTCAGAACTATGGAGATTCGACACGAAGGAGAAAGAAGACATTTGCAGCACTATTG GTATGATTCATGGCCGGACCATGCTGTACCTCAAACTGCAGATGCGCTCGTTAGTATGGCCGCAGAGGTAAACGCTTTACCAAAACCAGTGGTCGTCCACTGCAGCGCGGGTATAGGACGAACTGGCTGTTTTATAGCGATAGGAATAGGGATGAATCAACTTATGAGAGAGGAAAATGTCGATGTACTGGGTATTTTGTGCCAGATGAG atacgACAGGGGAGGGATGGTACAAACGGCTGAACAATATGAATTTATTCATAGAGCACTTAATCTTTTCGAGCAGACGTTAGACAGCAAGCCGTCGACTTCGAGCGTTTGA
- the LOC105199726 gene encoding tyrosine-protein phosphatase non-receptor type 7 isoform X3: MPTRSHHRIRQSVTGLDDAGMDLQVAQLNSQTDKEVHSRTTLSWLDWHLPYFVALCAIAGTILFTFLILLWLRKQMSREKDNENGDRHGLVEEGAICQPDKSTKDAKEPMEAKWVHEAFAKQSAPKYPVRPIPQTSLPESLATPERKPEAIRIKAKGLLERRGSSTSLTIELAPAPESPPHMVTPTRECTTEEFLLSAGNVLSRAQLKKVVESTATLHKEFWEVPLNLPEKVDVCGSGVKNRYSSVLPNLQTRVILPDSSDDPLAGYINANYIRGYDGENARYIATQGPLANTIADFWKMIWTEKVPAIVMITRLYEASKPKCEAYFPFDVNNRMQAGPFTIIVNYTDTRNGYTVRTMEIRHEGERRHLQHYWYDSWPDHAVPQTADALVSMAAEVNALPKPVVVHCSAGIGRTGCFIAIGIGMNQLMREENVDVLGILCQMRYDRGGMVQTAEQYEFIHRALNLFEQTLDSKPSTSSV, from the exons ATGCCTACGAGATCCCATCACAG AATCCGGCAGTCCGTGACAGGACTGGATGATGCTGGAATGGATCTCCAAGTGGCCCAACTCAATAGTCAGACGGACAAGGAAGTACATTCCAGGACAACTCTATCATGGCTAGATTGGCATTTGCCTTACTTTGTAGCGCTTTGTGCAATCGCTGGCACTATTCTTTTTACATTCCTA ATCTTGTTATGGCTGCGAAAACAAATGTCGCGTGAAAAAGATAACGAAAATGGCGATCGGCACGGTCTGGTCGAGGAAGGTGCCATTTGTCAGCCAGACAAGTCAACTAAAGATGCTAAAGAACCCATGGAAGCTAAATGGGTTCACGAAGCATTCGCGAAGCAATCTGCACCCAAGTATCCGGTACGACCAATTCCTCAAACCTCTTTACCCGAG TCTTTGGCAACGCCCGAACGTAAACCGGAAGCGATACGTATAAAAGCAAAGGGATTGTTGGAAAGACGCGGTTCGAGTACAAGTTTAACCATAGAATTGGCACCAGCTCCCGAAAGTCCGCCACATATGGTTACTCCTACCCGAGAATGTACAACGGAAGAGTTTTTGCTAAGTGCGGGAAACGTATTGTCGAgagcacaattaaaaaaagttgttgaaagTACGGCAACGTTACACAAAGAATTTTGGGAGGTGCCACTGAATCTACCGGAAAAGGTGGACGTTTGTGGCTCGGGAGTGAAGAATCGATACAGCTCCGTTTTGCCCAATCTACAAACAAGAGTAATTCTGCCAGATTCTTCCGACGATCCGCTCGCCGGTTACATAAACGCCAACTACATCCGA GGATACGACGGCGAAAATGCTAGATACATCGCGACACAGGGACCATTAGCCAACACGATAGCAGATTTCTGGAAGATGATCTGGACAGAAAAAGTTCCTGCAATCGTCATGATAACTAGGCTGTACGAAGCGTCCAAACCAAAGTGCGAAGCGTATTTTCCCTTTGACGTAAATAATCGCATGCAAGCTGGACCTTTCACAATTATCGTTAACTATACCGATACGAGAAACGGATATACCGTCAGAACTATGGAGATTCGACACGAAGGAGAAAGAAGACATTTGCAGCACTATTG GTATGATTCATGGCCGGACCATGCTGTACCTCAAACTGCAGATGCGCTCGTTAGTATGGCCGCAGAGGTAAACGCTTTACCAAAACCAGTGGTCGTCCACTGCAGCGCGGGTATAGGACGAACTGGCTGTTTTATAGCGATAGGAATAGGGATGAATCAACTTATGAGAGAGGAAAATGTCGATGTACTGGGTATTTTGTGCCAGATGAG atacgACAGGGGAGGGATGGTACAAACGGCTGAACAATATGAATTTATTCATAGAGCACTTAATCTTTTCGAGCAGACGTTAGACAGCAAGCCGTCGACTTCGAGCGTTTGA
- the LOC105199726 gene encoding tyrosine-protein phosphatase non-receptor type 7 isoform X2: MIADCRYRTIADGTSVSLIHHHANDVNYYDATINNSDNISPLEKFYLITEQKWHKDTLVPISLLPSAKGMPTRSHHRIRQSVTGLDDAGMDLQVAQLNSQTDKEVHSRTTLSWLDWHLPYFVALCAIAGTILFTFLILLWLRKQMSREKDNENGDRHGLVEEGAICQPDKSTKDAKEPMEAKWVHEAFAKQSAPKYPVRPIPQTSLPESLATPERKPEAIRIKAKGLLERRGSSTSLTIELAPAPESPPHMVTPTRECTTEEFLLSAGNVLSRAQLKKVVESTATLHKEFWEVPLNLPEKVDVCGSGVKNRYSSVLPNLQTRVILPDSSDDPLAGYINANYIRGYDGENARYIATQGPLANTIADFWKMIWTEKVPAIVMITRLYEASKPKCEAYFPFDVNNRMQAGPFTIIVNYTDTRNGYTVRTMEIRHEGERRHLQHYWYDSWPDHAVPQTADALVSMAAEVNALPKPVVVHCSAGIGRTGCFIAIGIGMNQLMREENVDVLGILCQMRYDRGGMVQTAEQYEFIHRALNLFEQTLDSKPSTSSV, encoded by the exons ATGATCGCCGATTGCCGTTATCGTACTATAGCCG atggTACAAGTGTTTCCTTGATTCATCATCATGCAAATgatgttaattattatgatgCAACAATCAACAATAGCGATAATATAAGTCCTCtggaaaaattttatctaatcaCTGAACAAAAGTGGCATAAGGATACACTAGTGCCAATCTCCTTATTGCCCTCTGCGAAGGGAATGCCTACGAGATCCCATCACAG AATCCGGCAGTCCGTGACAGGACTGGATGATGCTGGAATGGATCTCCAAGTGGCCCAACTCAATAGTCAGACGGACAAGGAAGTACATTCCAGGACAACTCTATCATGGCTAGATTGGCATTTGCCTTACTTTGTAGCGCTTTGTGCAATCGCTGGCACTATTCTTTTTACATTCCTA ATCTTGTTATGGCTGCGAAAACAAATGTCGCGTGAAAAAGATAACGAAAATGGCGATCGGCACGGTCTGGTCGAGGAAGGTGCCATTTGTCAGCCAGACAAGTCAACTAAAGATGCTAAAGAACCCATGGAAGCTAAATGGGTTCACGAAGCATTCGCGAAGCAATCTGCACCCAAGTATCCGGTACGACCAATTCCTCAAACCTCTTTACCCGAG TCTTTGGCAACGCCCGAACGTAAACCGGAAGCGATACGTATAAAAGCAAAGGGATTGTTGGAAAGACGCGGTTCGAGTACAAGTTTAACCATAGAATTGGCACCAGCTCCCGAAAGTCCGCCACATATGGTTACTCCTACCCGAGAATGTACAACGGAAGAGTTTTTGCTAAGTGCGGGAAACGTATTGTCGAgagcacaattaaaaaaagttgttgaaagTACGGCAACGTTACACAAAGAATTTTGGGAGGTGCCACTGAATCTACCGGAAAAGGTGGACGTTTGTGGCTCGGGAGTGAAGAATCGATACAGCTCCGTTTTGCCCAATCTACAAACAAGAGTAATTCTGCCAGATTCTTCCGACGATCCGCTCGCCGGTTACATAAACGCCAACTACATCCGA GGATACGACGGCGAAAATGCTAGATACATCGCGACACAGGGACCATTAGCCAACACGATAGCAGATTTCTGGAAGATGATCTGGACAGAAAAAGTTCCTGCAATCGTCATGATAACTAGGCTGTACGAAGCGTCCAAACCAAAGTGCGAAGCGTATTTTCCCTTTGACGTAAATAATCGCATGCAAGCTGGACCTTTCACAATTATCGTTAACTATACCGATACGAGAAACGGATATACCGTCAGAACTATGGAGATTCGACACGAAGGAGAAAGAAGACATTTGCAGCACTATTG GTATGATTCATGGCCGGACCATGCTGTACCTCAAACTGCAGATGCGCTCGTTAGTATGGCCGCAGAGGTAAACGCTTTACCAAAACCAGTGGTCGTCCACTGCAGCGCGGGTATAGGACGAACTGGCTGTTTTATAGCGATAGGAATAGGGATGAATCAACTTATGAGAGAGGAAAATGTCGATGTACTGGGTATTTTGTGCCAGATGAG atacgACAGGGGAGGGATGGTACAAACGGCTGAACAATATGAATTTATTCATAGAGCACTTAATCTTTTCGAGCAGACGTTAGACAGCAAGCCGTCGACTTCGAGCGTTTGA
- the LOC105199726 gene encoding tyrosine-protein phosphatase non-receptor type 7 isoform X4, whose amino-acid sequence MDLQVAQLNSQTDKEVHSRTTLSWLDWHLPYFVALCAIAGTILFTFLILLWLRKQMSREKDNENGDRHGLVEEGAICQPDKSTKDAKEPMEAKWVHEAFAKQSAPKYPVRPIPQTSLPESLATPERKPEAIRIKAKGLLERRGSSTSLTIELAPAPESPPHMVTPTRECTTEEFLLSAGNVLSRAQLKKVVESTATLHKEFWEVPLNLPEKVDVCGSGVKNRYSSVLPNLQTRVILPDSSDDPLAGYINANYIRGYDGENARYIATQGPLANTIADFWKMIWTEKVPAIVMITRLYEASKPKCEAYFPFDVNNRMQAGPFTIIVNYTDTRNGYTVRTMEIRHEGERRHLQHYWYDSWPDHAVPQTADALVSMAAEVNALPKPVVVHCSAGIGRTGCFIAIGIGMNQLMREENVDVLGILCQMRYDRGGMVQTAEQYEFIHRALNLFEQTLDSKPSTSSV is encoded by the exons ATGGATCTCCAAGTGGCCCAACTCAATAGTCAGACGGACAAGGAAGTACATTCCAGGACAACTCTATCATGGCTAGATTGGCATTTGCCTTACTTTGTAGCGCTTTGTGCAATCGCTGGCACTATTCTTTTTACATTCCTA ATCTTGTTATGGCTGCGAAAACAAATGTCGCGTGAAAAAGATAACGAAAATGGCGATCGGCACGGTCTGGTCGAGGAAGGTGCCATTTGTCAGCCAGACAAGTCAACTAAAGATGCTAAAGAACCCATGGAAGCTAAATGGGTTCACGAAGCATTCGCGAAGCAATCTGCACCCAAGTATCCGGTACGACCAATTCCTCAAACCTCTTTACCCGAG TCTTTGGCAACGCCCGAACGTAAACCGGAAGCGATACGTATAAAAGCAAAGGGATTGTTGGAAAGACGCGGTTCGAGTACAAGTTTAACCATAGAATTGGCACCAGCTCCCGAAAGTCCGCCACATATGGTTACTCCTACCCGAGAATGTACAACGGAAGAGTTTTTGCTAAGTGCGGGAAACGTATTGTCGAgagcacaattaaaaaaagttgttgaaagTACGGCAACGTTACACAAAGAATTTTGGGAGGTGCCACTGAATCTACCGGAAAAGGTGGACGTTTGTGGCTCGGGAGTGAAGAATCGATACAGCTCCGTTTTGCCCAATCTACAAACAAGAGTAATTCTGCCAGATTCTTCCGACGATCCGCTCGCCGGTTACATAAACGCCAACTACATCCGA GGATACGACGGCGAAAATGCTAGATACATCGCGACACAGGGACCATTAGCCAACACGATAGCAGATTTCTGGAAGATGATCTGGACAGAAAAAGTTCCTGCAATCGTCATGATAACTAGGCTGTACGAAGCGTCCAAACCAAAGTGCGAAGCGTATTTTCCCTTTGACGTAAATAATCGCATGCAAGCTGGACCTTTCACAATTATCGTTAACTATACCGATACGAGAAACGGATATACCGTCAGAACTATGGAGATTCGACACGAAGGAGAAAGAAGACATTTGCAGCACTATTG GTATGATTCATGGCCGGACCATGCTGTACCTCAAACTGCAGATGCGCTCGTTAGTATGGCCGCAGAGGTAAACGCTTTACCAAAACCAGTGGTCGTCCACTGCAGCGCGGGTATAGGACGAACTGGCTGTTTTATAGCGATAGGAATAGGGATGAATCAACTTATGAGAGAGGAAAATGTCGATGTACTGGGTATTTTGTGCCAGATGAG atacgACAGGGGAGGGATGGTACAAACGGCTGAACAATATGAATTTATTCATAGAGCACTTAATCTTTTCGAGCAGACGTTAGACAGCAAGCCGTCGACTTCGAGCGTTTGA